Proteins encoded in a region of the Haloarcula sp. CBA1129 genome:
- a CDS encoding TRC40/GET3/ArsA family transport-energizing ATPase, which yields MEPFVFFGGKGGVGKTTVSCAYGVKSARAGLETLVVSTDPAHSVTDVFDQQFSDDPESVEGIDGLDAMEIDPETEAQRHLDGIRNDLSEQVSAAMVNEINQQLEMAHQTPGAYESALFDRFVDVMRNAGPYDRVVFDTSPTGSTLRLLGLPEFLEGWIDRLMHKREKSIDLFEKAAIGNNEPRRVMDGDPVLARLQDRKEFFEFAGGALQADAAFFLVLNPDQLSVNETRRAIEEMRERDLSVRGLVANKLTPEPEADEDGRGARYLRDRVATENERLREVRETLDPPLVAEITTRTAEVKGDLLDDVAAELDVATNAEAPTFV from the coding sequence ATGGAGCCGTTCGTCTTCTTCGGCGGCAAGGGCGGGGTCGGCAAGACCACCGTCTCCTGTGCCTACGGTGTGAAATCCGCACGGGCGGGACTGGAAACGCTCGTCGTCTCAACGGACCCGGCCCACTCCGTCACGGACGTGTTCGACCAGCAGTTCAGCGACGACCCGGAATCCGTCGAGGGCATCGACGGGCTCGACGCGATGGAAATCGACCCCGAGACTGAGGCCCAGCGCCACCTCGACGGCATCCGAAACGACCTCTCAGAGCAGGTGTCGGCGGCGATGGTCAACGAGATAAACCAGCAGCTAGAGATGGCCCACCAGACGCCGGGGGCCTACGAGTCAGCCCTGTTCGACCGCTTCGTCGACGTGATGCGCAACGCCGGCCCGTACGACCGGGTCGTCTTCGACACCTCGCCGACCGGCAGCACGCTCCGCCTGCTCGGTCTCCCGGAGTTCCTCGAAGGGTGGATCGACCGGCTGATGCACAAACGCGAGAAGAGCATCGACCTCTTCGAGAAGGCCGCAATCGGCAACAACGAGCCCCGGCGCGTGATGGACGGTGACCCGGTACTCGCGCGCCTGCAGGACCGCAAGGAGTTCTTCGAGTTCGCCGGCGGCGCGCTTCAGGCCGACGCCGCCTTCTTCCTCGTACTCAATCCCGACCAGCTCTCGGTCAACGAGACCCGCCGCGCCATCGAGGAAATGCGAGAGCGCGACCTCTCGGTTCGGGGCCTCGTCGCGAACAAGCTCACGCCAGAACCCGAGGCCGACGAGGACGGCCGCGGGGCCCGCTATCTCCGGGACCGCGTCGCGACCGAGAACGAACGGCTCCGGGAAGTCCGCGAGACGCTCGACCCGCCGCTGGTCGCGGAAATCACGACCCGCACGGCGGAGGTGAAAGGTGACCTGCTCGATGACGTCGCCGCCGAACTCGATGTCGCCACGAACGCCGAGGCGCCGACGTTCGTCTGA
- a CDS encoding GTP-binding protein yields MRDTIPVTILSGSLGAGKTTLLNHLLTEAGDRDIAVLVNDMGTVNVDADLIAEGSELDVDDGVAELSNGCICCELQDDLETAVVRLANDRDFDALVVESSGISEPAPVARLFTTESRVAALYRVDTLVTVLDTRLFLDAFAGETPERRGTGGANADGDTDDADRPLSDLMVEQVELSNIVLLNKTDLCTDAELDEAEELVRALQPDAETVRTTFSQVAPDRLFDRELFDPDEINDLPGWKRALSGAGHGGDSGTGAHESDSDHEHDHHHPEDVYGVTSFTYRRRRPFHPGRLADVLRDLPQGVVRSKGTVWLAGNDCHVVVGQAGPSVRAEAQGPWIASLPEVERDMYRSNRPELDWHDEHGDRRTELVFIGTEYDEDALRTALDDALVTDTEWTDSETLTGPFPAEQGEETVIRSP; encoded by the coding sequence ATGCGCGACACCATTCCCGTCACGATTCTCTCCGGGAGTCTCGGGGCCGGGAAGACGACGCTGCTGAACCACCTGCTGACCGAGGCCGGCGACCGAGACATCGCCGTTCTCGTCAACGACATGGGGACGGTCAACGTCGACGCCGACCTCATCGCGGAAGGGTCCGAGCTCGATGTCGACGACGGCGTCGCGGAGCTATCGAACGGCTGTATCTGCTGTGAGCTGCAGGACGACCTCGAAACGGCGGTCGTCCGGCTGGCGAACGACCGTGACTTCGACGCGCTGGTCGTCGAGTCCTCGGGCATCTCCGAGCCGGCCCCTGTCGCACGGCTGTTCACCACTGAGTCACGAGTCGCGGCGCTCTATCGCGTGGACACGCTCGTGACGGTGCTCGACACCAGACTGTTTCTCGACGCCTTCGCCGGCGAGACGCCCGAGCGCCGTGGTACTGGTGGAGCGAACGCCGACGGAGACACCGACGACGCCGACCGCCCACTCTCGGATTTGATGGTCGAACAGGTCGAACTCTCGAACATCGTCCTCCTGAACAAGACGGATCTCTGTACGGACGCGGAACTCGACGAGGCCGAAGAACTGGTGCGGGCGCTCCAGCCCGACGCCGAGACCGTCCGAACGACCTTCTCACAGGTCGCCCCCGACCGGCTGTTCGACCGAGAACTGTTCGACCCGGACGAAATCAACGACCTGCCGGGCTGGAAGCGCGCGCTGTCCGGGGCCGGACACGGCGGCGACAGCGGAACCGGTGCCCATGAGAGCGACAGCGACCACGAACACGACCACCACCACCCCGAGGACGTGTACGGCGTCACCTCCTTCACCTACCGTCGCCGCCGGCCGTTCCACCCCGGACGGCTGGCCGACGTGTTGCGCGACCTTCCGCAGGGCGTCGTCCGGTCGAAGGGAACTGTCTGGCTGGCGGGCAACGACTGCCACGTCGTCGTCGGACAGGCCGGCCCCTCGGTACGGGCCGAGGCACAGGGCCCATGGATCGCCAGCCTCCCCGAAGTCGAGCGGGACATGTACCGCTCGAACCGGCCGGAGCTCGACTGGCACGACGAGCACGGTGACCGCCGGACTGAACTGGTGTTCATCGGGACGGAGTACGACGAAGACGCCCTTCGGACGGCGCTCGACGACGCGCTGGTGACTGACACAGAATGGACGGACAGCGAGACACTCACGGGTCCGTTCCCGGCAGAACAGGGCGAGGAGACGGTGATTCGGAGCCCCTAG
- a CDS encoding L-threonylcarbamoyladenylate synthase, with protein sequence MATVDDAAAAVRDGGLVVYPTETVYGLGADALDAEAVERVFEAKGRDRDKPISMAVPDVETARQYTRVNERELAFMREFLPGPVTVVTERRDAVPDVLVAGRDRVGIRIPDHDTALELLAETGPLTATSANISGNPSARTVDDLDAIRERVAAVVDDGETDGGTGSTVVDVDSGTIHRRGARADAVESWLAARD encoded by the coding sequence ATGGCGACAGTCGACGACGCCGCGGCAGCAGTCCGCGACGGAGGGCTGGTCGTCTATCCGACAGAGACGGTGTACGGTCTCGGCGCGGACGCGCTCGATGCTGAGGCGGTCGAGCGCGTGTTCGAGGCGAAGGGCCGTGACCGTGACAAGCCGATCTCAATGGCCGTTCCCGATGTCGAGACCGCTCGCCAGTACACGCGTGTGAACGAGCGCGAACTGGCGTTCATGCGCGAGTTCCTTCCCGGGCCGGTCACCGTCGTCACCGAGCGCCGGGACGCGGTCCCAGACGTGCTGGTGGCCGGCCGGGACCGCGTCGGTATTCGCATTCCCGACCACGACACAGCGCTGGAGTTGCTTGCAGAGACTGGGCCGCTCACCGCCACGAGCGCCAACATCTCCGGAAACCCGAGCGCCCGCACCGTTGACGACCTCGACGCGATCCGCGAGCGCGTCGCGGCGGTCGTCGACGACGGCGAAACTGACGGCGGGACCGGCTCGACGGTCGTCGATGTCGACAGCGGGACGATACATCGCCGTGGCGCGCGAGCCGACGCCGTCGAATCGTGGCTAGCGGCTCGGGACTGA
- a CDS encoding DUF5828 family protein: protein MADIEESVSGFKTKGGWVDIVEHGERITQALKDIASGEAVDEDALSEFDEWRPKSHERLDEDVNEKTADQASVDEGKGEQAGKGPDEDLQTAGEKLSESYENLDEPDEAMERWSESVDYVARAADSASRKALRKVEDTVYRNVMTQIAPYYFDNDLISANLRRVGDGDRPEYVFEVNVNDDDLKMRVSNKLADFEQAVDRWHVDTEKVTEAVEAAEGVDAVETGDETDAKTN from the coding sequence ATGGCAGACATCGAAGAGAGCGTTTCAGGATTCAAGACGAAGGGCGGCTGGGTCGACATCGTCGAGCACGGCGAGCGGATCACGCAGGCGCTGAAAGACATCGCGTCGGGCGAAGCTGTCGACGAGGACGCCCTCAGTGAGTTCGACGAGTGGCGGCCCAAAAGCCACGAACGGCTGGACGAGGACGTCAACGAGAAAACCGCCGACCAGGCGAGCGTCGACGAGGGCAAGGGGGAACAGGCCGGCAAGGGGCCGGACGAAGACCTCCAGACCGCCGGCGAAAAGCTCAGCGAGTCCTACGAGAACCTCGACGAGCCCGACGAGGCGATGGAGCGCTGGAGCGAATCCGTCGACTACGTGGCCCGCGCGGCCGACTCCGCCAGCCGAAAGGCGCTCCGGAAGGTCGAGGACACCGTCTATCGCAACGTGATGACACAGATCGCGCCCTACTACTTCGACAACGACCTCATCAGCGCGAACCTCCGCCGCGTCGGCGACGGTGACCGCCCCGAGTACGTCTTCGAGGTCAACGTCAACGACGACGACCTGAAGATGCGCGTCTCGAACAAGCTCGCTGACTTCGAACAGGCCGTCGACCGCTGGCACGTCGACACCGAAAAGGTAACCGAGGCTGTTGAGGCCGCTGAGGGTGTTGATGCGGTCGAGACAGGGGACGAGACGGACGCAAAAACGAACTAA
- a CDS encoding glutathione S-transferase N-terminal domain-containing protein has translation MSEPDITLYRLQACPFCERVVRKLDAHDLDYQSRFVEPMHSDRDVVKRLSGKRTVPAIVDENTGVTMSESANIVAYLERTYGEGEATEGGVA, from the coding sequence ATGAGCGAGCCAGACATCACGCTGTACCGGCTGCAGGCGTGTCCGTTCTGTGAGCGCGTCGTCCGGAAGCTGGATGCCCACGACCTCGACTACCAGTCGCGGTTCGTCGAGCCGATGCACTCCGACCGCGACGTGGTCAAGCGACTGTCCGGCAAGCGGACCGTGCCAGCTATCGTCGACGAAAACACCGGCGTCACGATGTCCGAGAGCGCGAACATCGTCGCGTATCTGGAGCGAACCTACGGCGAGGGCGAGGCGACAGAGGGAGGTGTGGCCTGA
- a CDS encoding cupin domain-containing protein has protein sequence MGYHHLAVDDIEPTPDRPSVQRSISDAVGLENAAVNVYEVAPGEDIPLAYHYHDDQEELFYVLSGLLAVETPEGTYEVDEDEAFVVEPDSPQRAHNPESATEPVRTLVVGAPAVDDVHPYDPE, from the coding sequence ATGGGCTATCACCACCTCGCAGTCGACGACATCGAACCGACACCGGACCGGCCCAGCGTCCAGCGCTCCATCAGCGACGCCGTCGGCCTCGAAAACGCGGCCGTGAACGTCTACGAGGTCGCCCCCGGCGAGGACATCCCGCTCGCGTATCACTACCACGACGATCAGGAAGAACTGTTCTACGTCCTCTCGGGGCTGTTGGCCGTCGAAACGCCGGAAGGAACCTACGAAGTCGACGAAGACGAGGCGTTCGTCGTCGAACCGGACAGCCCCCAGCGGGCGCACAACCCCGAATCAGCGACCGAACCGGTGCGGACGCTCGTCGTCGGCGCGCCAGCAGTGGACGACGTACACCCCTACGACCCCGAGTAA
- a CDS encoding inorganic phosphate transporter, whose product MVATSTIATLVVASAASLFMAWAIGAGSSGSTPFAPAVGANAISVMRAGFFVGLLGLSGAVLQGANVTEAVGSELVVFPDGGSLSAIAAIVALLTAAVLVAVGIFTGYPIATAFTVTGAVVGVGLAMGGQPATAKYIEIVSLWVLTPFVGGGIAFGTAWSLRHEATTEERLVPLLGGLVGMILANIEFVLLAPGSEQVSVARAVARAADTPILPSMVVVTLLIGAVASGLLYLDMRADAAAGQRHFLLVMGGLVAFSAGGSQVGLALGPLVPLLGEGPTAAIPITGVLLFGGLGLLIGSWTGAPRMIKALAQDYSSLGPRRSIGALIPSFIIAQAAVFFGIPVSFNEIIVSAIVGSGAAAGGGEVSREKMGKTVLAWVGSLALAFGLSYGLFWIIDAAL is encoded by the coding sequence ATGGTCGCGACGAGTACGATTGCGACGCTTGTTGTCGCGTCAGCCGCGAGTCTGTTCATGGCCTGGGCTATCGGTGCCGGGTCGTCCGGGTCCACACCGTTCGCGCCGGCCGTCGGTGCGAACGCGATTTCGGTGATGCGGGCCGGGTTCTTCGTCGGCCTCCTCGGGCTGTCGGGCGCAGTGCTCCAAGGGGCCAACGTCACGGAGGCCGTCGGCAGCGAACTCGTCGTGTTTCCGGACGGGGGGAGCCTGTCGGCCATCGCCGCCATCGTCGCGTTGCTGACGGCGGCGGTGCTGGTCGCTGTCGGGATCTTCACCGGCTATCCCATCGCGACGGCGTTTACCGTCACCGGTGCAGTCGTCGGTGTCGGACTGGCGATGGGCGGCCAGCCGGCGACGGCAAAATACATCGAAATCGTCTCGCTGTGGGTGCTGACCCCCTTCGTCGGCGGCGGCATCGCCTTCGGGACGGCGTGGTCGCTCCGGCACGAGGCGACAACCGAAGAGCGGCTCGTGCCGCTGCTGGGCGGGCTGGTCGGGATGATTCTGGCGAACATCGAGTTCGTCCTGCTCGCGCCGGGCAGCGAACAGGTATCGGTGGCTCGGGCCGTCGCACGTGCGGCCGACACGCCGATACTCCCGTCGATGGTCGTCGTCACGCTACTGATCGGAGCGGTCGCGTCGGGCCTGCTGTACCTAGACATGAGAGCAGATGCAGCCGCCGGACAGCGCCACTTCCTGCTGGTGATGGGGGGGCTCGTGGCGTTCTCCGCCGGCGGGAGTCAGGTCGGCCTAGCGCTGGGGCCGCTCGTGCCCCTGCTCGGTGAGGGACCGACGGCCGCCATCCCCATCACCGGGGTCCTGCTGTTCGGCGGCCTCGGCCTCCTTATCGGCTCGTGGACCGGCGCACCGCGGATGATAAAGGCGCTGGCACAGGACTACTCCTCGCTCGGCCCGCGGCGGTCCATCGGCGCGTTGATTCCGAGTTTCATCATCGCGCAGGCGGCCGTCTTCTTCGGCATTCCAGTGTCGTTCAACGAGATTATCGTCTCCGCTATCGTCGGCTCCGGCGCGGCGGCCGGTGGCGGCGAGGTCAGTCGGGAGAAGATGGGCAAAACGGTGCTCGCATGGGTTGGCTCGCTCGCGCTGGCGTTTGGACTGAGCTACGGTCTCTTTTGGATTATCGACGCGGCGCTGTAG
- a CDS encoding hemolysin family protein: MAMDLPVPFELSTATLQAIEYAGVVIPESVVLVGGVATITLLIILSAFFSSSEIAMFSLPAHRTESLVEDGVPGAKTLKRLKADPHRLLVTILVGNNLVNIAMSSIATGLLAMYLSQGQAVAVATFGITAIVLLFGESAPKSYAVENTESWALRISKPLKFAEKVLLPLILLFDYLTRVVNKITGGRSAIETSYVTREEIQDIIETGEREGVLDEDEREMLQRTLRFNDTIAKEVMTPRLDMTAVAKEASAEEALETCIHSGHARIPVYEGSLDNVIGVIHIRDLVRDLNYGEALAKDMDLEDLIEPTLHVPESKNVDDLLTEMRAERLHMVIVIDEFGTTEGLVTMEDLTEEIVGEILEGEEEEPIEYVDDDTVTVKGEVNIEEVNEALDLDLPEGEEFETIAGFIFNRAGRLVEEGETITYDGVEIRVEQVENTRIMKARVVRLEADETESVDAEEATD; this comes from the coding sequence ATGGCCATGGACCTACCTGTGCCGTTTGAGCTGTCTACAGCGACGTTGCAGGCTATCGAATACGCCGGCGTCGTGATACCCGAAAGCGTGGTGCTGGTCGGTGGTGTCGCCACTATCACCCTCCTCATCATTCTCTCGGCGTTTTTCTCGTCTTCGGAGATCGCAATGTTCTCACTGCCCGCACATCGGACGGAGTCACTCGTCGAGGACGGCGTGCCGGGTGCGAAGACGCTCAAGCGACTCAAGGCGGACCCCCATCGCCTGCTCGTGACCATTCTCGTCGGGAACAACCTCGTCAACATCGCGATGTCGTCTATCGCGACGGGACTACTGGCGATGTATCTCTCTCAGGGACAGGCTGTCGCCGTCGCGACGTTTGGTATCACCGCTATCGTGCTGCTGTTCGGCGAGAGCGCGCCCAAGAGCTACGCAGTGGAGAACACCGAATCGTGGGCGCTGCGTATCTCCAAGCCGCTCAAGTTTGCCGAGAAGGTGCTGCTCCCACTCATCCTGCTGTTCGACTACCTCACTCGCGTCGTCAACAAGATCACCGGCGGCCGCTCCGCTATCGAGACCTCCTATGTCACCCGCGAGGAGATACAGGACATCATCGAGACGGGCGAGCGCGAGGGCGTCCTCGACGAGGACGAACGGGAGATGCTCCAGCGCACCCTCCGATTCAACGACACCATCGCCAAGGAAGTGATGACCCCGCGGCTGGACATGACCGCGGTCGCAAAGGAGGCTTCCGCGGAGGAAGCCTTGGAGACGTGTATCCATAGCGGCCACGCCCGGATTCCGGTCTATGAGGGAAGTCTGGACAACGTCATCGGCGTCATCCACATCCGCGACCTCGTGCGGGACCTCAACTACGGCGAGGCGCTGGCAAAGGACATGGACTTGGAGGACCTCATCGAGCCGACCCTGCACGTCCCAGAGTCGAAGAACGTCGACGACCTGCTGACCGAGATGCGGGCCGAACGCCTGCACATGGTCATCGTCATCGACGAATTTGGAACCACAGAGGGACTGGTGACGATGGAAGACCTGACCGAGGAGATCGTCGGCGAGATACTCGAAGGCGAGGAAGAGGAACCCATCGAGTACGTCGACGACGACACGGTCACGGTCAAAGGCGAGGTCAATATCGAGGAGGTCAACGAGGCGCTGGATCTGGACCTGCCTGAAGGCGAGGAGTTCGAGACCATCGCCGGGTTCATCTTCAACCGGGCGGGTCGACTGGTCGAGGAAGGCGAGACCATCACCTACGACGGCGTCGAGATCCGCGTCGAACAGGTCGAAAACACGCGCATCATGAAGGCTCGCGTCGTCCGTCTCGAAGCCGACGAGACGGAGTCGGTCGACGCGGAAGAGGCCACTGACTGA
- a CDS encoding carbon starvation protein A, which translates to MTQVIWIVLAVLVTFSVGYLGYSKYLARFLELDADSETPAHKYEDGQEYVPSKKPVLLGHHFSSIAGGAPIVGPITAGVIWGWVPALLWIAIGNPLMGSVHDFVSLSSSLRHEGKSIGYIIGEYVGEGGKNMLLWFAFLTIILVVAVFALVVGIVFNSYPEVVTASLVYIALALAFGVYLYQLNGPFLPGTVLFVAGVFAGVWVGIQYPIALFEPTAGRTADMAVTVLIGGSGSWVPGASALGGNTAAWIPVIMLYAAVASALPVWVLLQPRDYLSSFLLYAGVGGALIAIIAGTLLGSASQPLVVDSSIGTFNGFWGAESAGLFPLFPLLFITIACGTISGFHSLVSSGTTAKQLDKETDARLIGYGGMLGEGLLASVALATLAVAGLPEASGGIGAALPTFAGGGGIVLTSLGIPASFGAPFMALVLVSFLLTSTDTAVRLGRYMMEEIVGLPAGQTTSGFNVGGGLRSTLGELGRGRYTNPMIQCGFAYIMVISGQWAVLWGLFGGANQLLAALALLAGTVWLANWSDDKQLYSTGVPMAIMVTITILGLAWLAFFQNIYQTIIVGGASGVQLFATVIQSLLAFVLIALALALVKKGYDNISTVRDRGPAGAVEPGDD; encoded by the coding sequence ATGACACAGGTAATCTGGATCGTTCTGGCAGTACTGGTGACGTTCAGCGTCGGCTATCTCGGGTATTCGAAGTACCTTGCGCGGTTCCTCGAACTCGACGCTGACAGCGAGACACCGGCACACAAATATGAGGACGGGCAGGAATACGTCCCGTCGAAGAAACCGGTGCTGCTGGGACATCACTTCTCAAGTATCGCGGGTGGGGCACCGATTGTCGGTCCGATTACCGCAGGCGTAATCTGGGGATGGGTTCCCGCGCTCCTGTGGATTGCTATCGGCAACCCGCTGATGGGAAGTGTCCACGACTTCGTCTCGTTGTCGAGTTCGCTTCGACACGAGGGGAAGTCAATCGGCTACATCATCGGCGAGTACGTCGGTGAGGGTGGGAAGAACATGCTGCTCTGGTTTGCCTTCCTTACCATCATCCTCGTCGTCGCGGTGTTCGCACTCGTCGTCGGAATTGTGTTCAACTCCTACCCCGAGGTAGTGACGGCGTCGCTGGTCTACATCGCCCTCGCGCTGGCGTTTGGTGTGTACCTCTACCAGTTGAACGGCCCGTTCCTGCCGGGGACGGTCCTGTTCGTTGCTGGTGTCTTCGCCGGTGTCTGGGTGGGTATCCAGTATCCCATTGCACTGTTTGAGCCAACGGCAGGACGGACTGCGGACATGGCGGTCACAGTGCTGATCGGCGGCAGCGGGTCGTGGGTTCCCGGTGCGTCCGCCCTCGGCGGAAACACCGCCGCGTGGATCCCGGTGATTATGCTCTACGCAGCGGTCGCGAGTGCCCTTCCCGTGTGGGTACTCCTCCAGCCGCGTGACTACCTCTCGTCGTTCCTGCTGTACGCCGGTGTCGGTGGCGCACTGATTGCCATCATCGCTGGCACCCTGCTTGGCTCGGCCAGTCAGCCCCTCGTCGTCGATAGCTCCATCGGGACGTTCAATGGCTTCTGGGGCGCTGAAAGCGCGGGCCTGTTCCCGCTGTTCCCGCTGTTGTTCATCACAATCGCCTGTGGGACAATCAGTGGATTCCACTCGCTCGTCTCTTCGGGGACGACCGCGAAGCAGTTGGACAAAGAGACCGACGCCCGACTCATCGGCTATGGTGGCATGCTCGGTGAGGGGCTGCTCGCGTCCGTTGCACTCGCGACCCTCGCCGTGGCTGGCCTCCCGGAGGCGTCCGGTGGTATCGGCGCTGCACTGCCGACCTTTGCTGGCGGCGGCGGGATCGTCCTGACCAGTCTCGGCATCCCAGCCTCGTTCGGGGCACCGTTCATGGCGCTGGTGCTCGTGAGCTTCCTGCTGACCTCGACTGACACGGCTGTCCGACTCGGTCGGTACATGATGGAAGAGATTGTCGGCCTTCCGGCCGGCCAGACCACCAGCGGATTCAACGTCGGTGGTGGCCTTCGCTCGACGCTTGGCGAACTCGGTCGCGGACGGTACACCAACCCGATGATCCAGTGTGGCTTCGCGTACATTATGGTCATCTCGGGTCAGTGGGCCGTCCTGTGGGGCCTGTTCGGCGGTGCGAACCAGCTACTGGCTGCCCTTGCACTGCTTGCAGGGACCGTCTGGCTGGCCAACTGGAGCGACGACAAGCAACTCTACTCGACCGGTGTCCCGATGGCCATCATGGTCACAATCACGATTCTCGGACTCGCGTGGCTGGCGTTCTTCCAGAACATCTACCAGACTATCATCGTCGGCGGCGCGTCGGGGGTCCAGTTGTTCGCAACAGTGATACAGAGCCTCTTGGCATTCGTTCTCATCGCCCTCGCGCTGGCGCTAGTCAAGAAAGGCTACGACAACATCAGTACGGTCCGTGACCGTGGTCCCGCCGGCGCGGTCGAGCCGGGTGACGACTGA
- a CDS encoding SRPBCC family protein, which translates to MREVERSRFVMARPPAVHRTLSPEAVVAAEGTFTVTAVEETETGTLVTAAGPGMSVPLRFESRDDGLRYTAEGEVGPFDRLETQITVTPEENGSRITIRSTVSLNLPLPFADRIAAWKRGNELERAIEELAADVPGA; encoded by the coding sequence ATGCGCGAGGTCGAACGCTCTCGGTTCGTGATGGCGCGGCCACCGGCTGTCCACCGGACTCTCTCGCCGGAGGCAGTCGTCGCGGCGGAGGGGACGTTCACGGTGACGGCTGTCGAGGAGACTGAGACGGGCACGCTGGTCACTGCCGCCGGCCCGGGAATGTCGGTGCCGCTCCGCTTCGAGTCGCGGGACGACGGGCTCAGGTACACCGCCGAGGGTGAGGTCGGTCCGTTCGACCGCTTAGAGACACAGATTACCGTTACGCCGGAGGAAAACGGGTCCCGCATCACGATACGGTCGACCGTCTCGCTGAACCTACCGCTGCCCTTCGCCGACCGCATCGCCGCTTGGAAGCGCGGCAACGAACTCGAACGGGCCATCGAGGAACTGGCGGCGGACGTGCCAGGAGCGTGA
- a CDS encoding redoxin domain-containing protein yields the protein MELDFDVVDLDPVDHPEEGDTAPDFTRPLVNDEFWEDESLASLCADSEQVVLVFHAMDGAFPATYIWNEIRDRAWHEQATVVGVSISTPYEHKQLLEEREIEGNHRLFSDPANGVAQQYDIDMALDGMAGIEEPRPAVFVLDSDRTIEYAWVAEEWPDFPDYDAVEAQL from the coding sequence ATGGAACTCGACTTCGACGTCGTCGATCTCGACCCGGTCGACCACCCCGAGGAAGGCGACACCGCCCCGGATTTCACGCGCCCGCTCGTCAACGACGAGTTCTGGGAGGACGAGTCGCTGGCGTCGCTGTGTGCCGACAGCGAGCAAGTCGTTCTCGTGTTCCACGCGATGGACGGGGCGTTCCCGGCGACCTACATCTGGAACGAGATCCGCGACCGCGCGTGGCACGAGCAGGCAACCGTCGTCGGCGTCTCTATCTCGACGCCCTACGAGCACAAGCAACTGCTCGAAGAGCGGGAGATCGAGGGGAACCACCGACTGTTCTCGGACCCGGCAAACGGCGTCGCACAGCAGTACGACATCGACATGGCCCTCGACGGGATGGCCGGTATCGAGGAGCCGCGGCCGGCCGTGTTCGTCCTCGATAGCGACCGGACTATCGAATACGCGTGGGTCGCGGAGGAATGGCCCGACTTCCCGGACTACGACGCGGTCGAAGCCCAGCTCTGA
- a CDS encoding type 1 glutamine amidotransferase domain-containing protein, with the protein MSSALFVVSEHGYWGEECIEPLTTLSDAGLDITVATPTGEPPVLDERSVDPEEVGEELSEHVREVHETDDRLNNPIPLAQADAEDYDTVVFPGGHGAEWDITQDVHARKLLRESVAGDDGKALVVCHTVGILAFARDADGEFLVDGRSVTGFPNAWEEGIVDENDLLPDGRKLPYWVEDEVKAAGADWDAELDADTSVTVDGDLITARGPPSSAAAARTLLDEFGIETSA; encoded by the coding sequence ATGTCATCCGCACTATTCGTCGTAAGCGAACACGGGTACTGGGGCGAAGAATGTATCGAGCCGCTGACGACGCTCTCAGATGCTGGTCTGGATATCACGGTGGCGACACCGACCGGCGAACCGCCGGTGCTTGACGAGCGCTCTGTCGACCCCGAAGAAGTCGGCGAAGAACTCTCCGAACACGTTCGGGAGGTCCACGAGACCGACGACCGCCTGAACAACCCGATTCCGCTGGCACAGGCCGACGCCGAGGACTACGACACCGTCGTGTTCCCCGGCGGCCACGGCGCGGAGTGGGATATCACGCAGGATGTCCACGCCCGGAAACTGCTACGCGAGAGCGTCGCCGGCGACGACGGCAAGGCGCTTGTCGTCTGTCACACGGTCGGGATTCTGGCGTTCGCCAGAGACGCTGACGGCGAGTTCCTCGTCGACGGCCGCTCTGTCACCGGCTTCCCGAACGCTTGGGAGGAAGGCATCGTCGACGAGAACGACCTGCTCCCCGACGGCCGCAAGCTTCCGTACTGGGTCGAAGACGAAGTGAAGGCGGCCGGCGCGGACTGGGACGCCGAACTCGACGCTGACACCAGCGTCACTGTCGACGGTGACCTCATCACGGCTCGCGGCCCGCCGTCGTCGGCTGCGGCCGCCCGGACGCTCCTCGATGAGTTCGGTATCGAGACGTCCGCGTAA